In Halorhabdus tiamatea SARL4B, a genomic segment contains:
- a CDS encoding recombinase family protein, translating to MNQSFAPVTTVPRDVRDMDGEDRPQQRAAIYARTSTTKQQLGYSIDEQVRQCVDRCRALDWTVAFVYRDEAMSGKDTDRPMFQEMLTRAKHGQIDVVVFWKIDRFSRSIMHAVQLEKEFQEWGVALHSVTEQIDTTTPSGQFNFRNLANTAEFEREMIRQRTKMGHAARAMEGKWPNASPPLGYEATPDGRLQIVESEASIVRRIFKRYVEIKSMADVAEELNEQESGHRSWTTASLSTTLRNQLYIGRYSVGDIERKEESYRIVSDDLFDEARSIRTRFSGDESHSRTRMRDKRKTNRVERILEQYRDWIN from the coding sequence ATGAACCAGAGTTTTGCGCCCGTCACCACCGTGCCCCGTGACGTTCGCGATATGGACGGCGAAGATCGACCACAGCAGAGAGCGGCGATCTACGCGCGGACATCAACGACAAAACAGCAACTCGGATACTCGATAGACGAACAGGTCCGACAATGCGTCGACCGTTGTCGAGCACTTGACTGGACAGTGGCATTCGTGTACCGCGACGAGGCAATGAGCGGGAAAGATACGGATCGGCCGATGTTCCAGGAGATGTTGACCCGGGCGAAGCACGGGCAAATTGACGTGGTGGTGTTCTGGAAGATCGATCGGTTCTCGCGGAGCATTATGCACGCTGTCCAGCTCGAGAAGGAGTTCCAAGAATGGGGTGTCGCTCTCCACAGCGTCACCGAACAAATCGATACGACAACGCCTTCGGGACAGTTCAATTTCCGGAATCTAGCCAACACCGCGGAGTTCGAACGGGAAATGATCCGGCAGCGGACCAAGATGGGACACGCAGCACGGGCGATGGAAGGCAAATGGCCCAATGCGTCTCCACCACTCGGGTATGAGGCTACCCCTGACGGGAGATTACAGATCGTTGAGTCTGAAGCCTCTATTGTTCGAAGAATCTTCAAACGATACGTTGAGATAAAATCGATGGCAGATGTCGCCGAAGAACTAAACGAACAGGAATCCGGCCATCGGTCTTGGACTACAGCATCTCTGAGCACGACCCTGCGAAACCAGTTATATATCGGCAGATATTCGGTAGGAGATATCGAGCGGAAAGAGGAGTCGTATCGGATCGTTTCTGATGATCTCTTCGATGAGGCCAGATCAATTAGAACGCGATTTAGTGGGGACGAAAGTCATAGTCGAACCAGAATGAGGGACAAACGAAAGACAAATCGTGTCGAACGAATCCTTGAGCAATATCGAGACTGGATAAATTAA
- a CDS encoding recombinase family protein, whose translation MYSQPLVEVSKMKGQTSSEETSSDGALAYVRVSSKKQVRNGRSLKDQKNWATQEAEERGLELVNTITDAAESGTDFEREGIRKLRKEAKNERISYVIVDELDRIGRHAVETLYYIYELQTDHSIEIISNEARDVLDVSQYQDLSYVVNRALASQSTVETQARRAEAGRARNFVEKNWYSAFEYVPVGYKENEADDWISTEVTEIGIVQELFDNFIKSDISRPFVETLEKTPLLPEEFGRRRLRNTLERPLYVGKPTTAYVDYTRNDDSKEETTVIDRSLRIISDETREKALEKLREVGEYHAFAKEDEGEDVESLVSEYGAEAVVDCSDAIQIRCPECDAEMMKNGLRESDTYTGRNYVCPDCGRQRMFPKQTEMDQLRDQSEDN comes from the coding sequence ATGTATTCTCAACCTCTCGTGGAAGTGTCGAAGATGAAAGGACAAACATCGAGCGAAGAAACCAGTAGTGACGGCGCACTCGCTTACGTTCGAGTCAGTAGCAAAAAGCAAGTGAGGAACGGACGAAGTTTAAAGGATCAAAAGAATTGGGCGACACAAGAGGCAGAAGAACGTGGGCTTGAATTGGTGAATACGATCACTGATGCGGCTGAGTCAGGCACTGACTTTGAGCGCGAGGGTATACGGAAGCTCAGGAAAGAAGCTAAAAACGAACGCATCTCATATGTGATCGTAGACGAGCTGGATCGGATCGGGCGGCACGCAGTCGAGACCCTCTACTACATTTATGAGCTTCAAACGGACCATAGTATCGAAATCATTTCAAACGAAGCGAGAGATGTTCTCGACGTCTCGCAATATCAAGACCTGAGCTATGTGGTAAATCGCGCGTTGGCTTCGCAGTCGACAGTTGAGACGCAGGCTCGAAGAGCAGAAGCTGGACGGGCTAGAAATTTCGTCGAGAAGAACTGGTACTCCGCATTTGAATATGTCCCCGTCGGATACAAAGAAAATGAGGCCGATGACTGGATCTCGACAGAAGTAACCGAGATCGGCATCGTTCAGGAACTGTTCGATAACTTTATAAAATCTGATATATCTCGCCCCTTCGTCGAAACACTCGAAAAAACACCCCTACTACCCGAAGAGTTCGGCCGGCGTCGACTCCGGAATACACTTGAGCGCCCTCTCTACGTCGGCAAGCCAACCACAGCATATGTTGATTACACCCGTAACGACGACTCTAAAGAAGAGACGACAGTCATCGACAGGTCGCTACGGATCATCAGCGATGAAACTCGTGAAAAAGCCCTTGAGAAGCTAAGAGAAGTTGGGGAGTACCACGCTTTTGCCAAGGAAGACGAAGGGGAAGATGTAGAATCGTTAGTCAGCGAGTACGGAGCAGAAGCCGTAGTTGATTGTAGCGACGCCATCCAGATCCGATGTCCAGAATGTGACGCGGAAATGATGAAGAACGGACTCCGTGAATCGGATACCTACACCGGCCGCAACTACGTATGCCCGGATTGTGGGCGACAGCGCATGTTCCCCAAGCAGACTGAGATGGACCAACTAAGGGACCAATCCGAAGACAATTAG
- a CDS encoding tyrosine-type recombinase/integrase, with amino-acid sequence MGKLNRRDPDRSGARAQDGLHETLDSYLDSISITVPVTTYRSHKSQLSTFYEWYDRQTGSAKVTECDIVVQFAQYLFSEPGCSTSTIRGYISTVANALAHHHERDPEILTYEIASALCASPESELQGLGHQIVDGSKNEDEQNRVPRFLTNLRQRHFGTRTHAYVELLVDTKGRPEQIRQIDLADIDLERSSVNVGVPDTHLVSAAGLVTERVTRLTATTVDAVETYIEYERPDVGDDNERPVFSTHQGRVNPATLRRSIKQINGNSSPESADESRPVVPHEIWQYAMSTILEQR; translated from the coding sequence GTGGGGAAGTTGAACCGCCGAGATCCCGACCGATCTGGCGCGCGCGCTCAAGACGGCCTACATGAGACACTGGACAGCTATCTTGATAGCATCTCCATTACGGTTCCAGTTACGACTTACCGATCGCACAAGTCCCAGTTATCTACGTTCTACGAGTGGTACGATAGACAGACAGGCAGTGCAAAAGTCACTGAGTGCGACATTGTCGTCCAATTCGCTCAGTATCTCTTTTCTGAGCCGGGATGTTCCACGAGCACGATCCGTGGGTATATCTCAACCGTAGCAAACGCGCTCGCTCACCACCATGAACGTGATCCAGAGATACTAACATACGAAATCGCTTCGGCGCTATGTGCCTCGCCAGAGTCAGAACTTCAGGGGCTGGGTCATCAGATCGTCGATGGATCCAAAAATGAAGACGAACAGAATCGGGTACCACGCTTCCTTACCAATCTTCGACAGCGTCACTTCGGAACCCGTACGCACGCTTACGTCGAGCTCCTTGTGGACACAAAAGGTCGGCCCGAGCAAATTCGACAAATCGATCTCGCAGATATTGACCTCGAGCGCAGTTCTGTGAATGTAGGTGTTCCCGACACCCACCTAGTGAGTGCAGCCGGATTGGTTACCGAACGCGTTACTCGCCTCACTGCCACGACAGTTGACGCCGTAGAAACGTACATCGAATACGAGCGCCCCGATGTTGGCGACGACAATGAACGGCCAGTTTTCTCAACACACCAGGGGCGCGTGAATCCCGCTACTTTGCGTCGCTCGATCAAGCAGATAAATGGGAACAGTTCACCTGAATCGGCCGATGAATCGCGACCAGTCGTTCCCCATGAAATCTGGCAGTACGCGATGTCCACGATTCTCGAACAACGATGA
- a CDS encoding tyrosine-type recombinase/integrase, with product MTESIADVLADVNDPETVEKVLKLSQSDRTADGQTDPSEMPTLQELYDRYLARRRDRSPATRAQYRRTLPKFIEFAKNEGVTTPAGISTSLIDAYVDQLQEQYDTDSTILTYTKNVRSWLRWLNRRDQCEDAVYQILDEDELGLNPRARDEALPVGEANTILGKLRRQRRGSLKHALLELLWNAGLRLGGAHSLDIRDFDPANSEVRLRHRPQSGTRLKNGSEDENTAGDGERNVALCDQAVEAIEWYLDHERPNVTDEFGREPLFATTHGRATRSTLRRRVYEATSCRWRSDSSADCSCDGSCDPDSDICDYSYYPHAIRRGAIVRHLSGGLQPAIASERFDVSIKTIRKHYDPRTKRRRKEDRSNAVKSAWKG from the coding sequence ATGACAGAATCCATAGCCGACGTCCTGGCAGACGTCAACGATCCAGAAACGGTCGAGAAAGTGCTCAAACTGTCCCAAAGCGATCGCACTGCCGATGGACAGACCGATCCATCGGAGATGCCGACCCTTCAGGAACTCTACGACCGGTACCTCGCACGGAGACGTGACCGGAGCCCGGCGACGAGAGCCCAGTATCGTCGGACACTTCCAAAGTTCATCGAATTCGCCAAAAACGAGGGCGTCACCACACCAGCAGGTATTTCGACTTCGCTGATCGACGCGTACGTCGATCAACTCCAGGAGCAGTACGATACCGACTCGACGATCCTCACCTATACGAAGAACGTCCGCAGTTGGCTGCGGTGGCTCAACAGGCGCGATCAGTGTGAGGACGCAGTCTACCAGATCCTCGACGAGGACGAACTCGGACTCAATCCGCGGGCCCGTGACGAAGCACTCCCGGTAGGGGAGGCAAACACCATTCTCGGGAAACTTCGTCGCCAGCGGCGTGGCTCACTGAAGCACGCGCTTCTCGAACTGCTCTGGAACGCCGGCTTGCGTCTCGGCGGTGCGCACTCGCTAGATATCCGGGACTTCGATCCCGCCAACAGCGAGGTCCGGCTGAGACATCGGCCTCAAAGTGGGACCCGACTAAAGAACGGGAGTGAAGACGAGAACACGGCTGGGGACGGCGAACGCAACGTCGCACTCTGCGATCAGGCCGTGGAAGCCATCGAGTGGTATCTCGATCACGAACGTCCAAACGTGACGGACGAATTTGGCCGAGAACCGCTGTTTGCAACGACCCACGGGCGCGCAACTCGATCGACACTCCGTCGTCGGGTCTACGAGGCGACGAGCTGCCGCTGGCGATCAGATAGTTCCGCAGACTGCTCCTGCGATGGAAGCTGTGATCCCGATTCGGACATCTGCGATTACTCTTACTACCCACATGCGATCCGTCGTGGCGCGATCGTCCGCCATCTCAGCGGGGGTCTCCAACCCGCGATCGCAAGCGAGCGGTTCGACGTTTCGATCAAGACGATCCGGAAGCACTACGATCCGCGAACAAAGCGTAGGCGGAAGGAAGATCGATCAAACGCGGTCAAGAGTGCGTGGAAGGGCTGA
- a CDS encoding tyrosine-type recombinase/integrase produces MSTDLDPLDPATARQMYLDERRNELAAATIQSHGYRLQQFVDWCDQDGIENLNELSGRDVHRFRVDRRNGDDLATATMKGQLATLRIFLRFCASVDGVEPGMDEKIILPRTTAEDARDELVNPDRAKQILEHLDRYRYATLEHALLSVLWHTGLRIGAAISLDVEDYDADEQYLDLVHRPADGTPLKNGAHSERFVALSERVCTVLDDWLEVNHPGVEDDYGRLPLFATRRARLSKNRGRTIAYQYTRPCVYSNECPHDRDEEACEALSTARAYACPSAMSPHPFRRGAITYHLQQDTPEKVVSDRMDVGMDVLERHYDQRSAKEKLQQRRRYLPE; encoded by the coding sequence ATGTCCACTGATCTTGATCCACTCGACCCGGCGACCGCCCGACAGATGTACCTCGACGAGCGACGCAACGAACTCGCTGCCGCGACGATCCAGTCCCACGGCTACCGACTCCAGCAATTTGTGGACTGGTGCGACCAGGACGGCATCGAGAACCTGAACGAACTCTCCGGACGAGACGTTCATCGCTTCCGTGTCGACCGACGAAACGGGGACGACCTTGCTACAGCGACTATGAAGGGGCAACTCGCGACGCTAAGAATCTTCCTCCGATTCTGTGCGAGCGTCGATGGGGTCGAGCCCGGGATGGACGAAAAGATCATTCTCCCGCGGACGACGGCGGAGGACGCCCGTGACGAACTCGTCAATCCCGACCGTGCCAAACAGATCCTCGAACATCTCGACCGATATCGCTACGCTACGCTGGAACACGCACTGCTTTCGGTCCTTTGGCATACAGGGCTGCGGATCGGTGCGGCGATCAGCCTCGACGTGGAGGACTACGATGCCGACGAACAGTATCTGGATCTGGTTCACCGTCCTGCCGATGGGACGCCGTTGAAGAACGGCGCACATAGCGAGCGTTTCGTCGCCCTGTCCGAGCGAGTCTGTACTGTCCTCGACGACTGGCTCGAGGTGAACCACCCGGGCGTCGAGGATGATTACGGGCGATTGCCACTGTTCGCGACGCGACGGGCTCGACTGAGCAAGAACCGCGGACGGACGATCGCCTACCAGTACACTCGCCCGTGTGTGTACTCGAACGAGTGCCCACACGACAGAGACGAGGAAGCCTGCGAGGCTCTCTCGACTGCCCGCGCGTACGCCTGTCCCTCAGCGATGAGTCCACATCCGTTCCGTCGCGGGGCGATCACGTACCACCTGCAACAGGACACGCCGGAGAAGGTCGTGAGCGACCGTATGGACGTCGGCATGGATGTATTGGAACGTCACTACGACCAGCGGTCGGCGAAAGAGAAACTTCAACAACGTCGGCGATATCTGCCAGAGTAG
- a CDS encoding HVO_A0114 family putative DNA-binding protein, whose product MTRNTLIVTVESISTVQQRTRNAFDQALAEDVSAEEAPQRLSFETTDQLAQVFTPRAIDLLQAIAEGEPVSIREAARLVDRDIKQVSENLERLEEYGIVEFVDKGRAKQPIVHYDEIDIHLPLREATDPNIAPA is encoded by the coding sequence ATGACCCGAAACACGCTCATCGTGACTGTCGAATCGATCAGTACCGTCCAACAGCGCACCCGTAACGCGTTCGACCAGGCGCTCGCCGAGGATGTCTCGGCTGAAGAGGCCCCACAGCGGCTTAGCTTCGAAACGACCGATCAGCTAGCACAGGTCTTTACACCGCGGGCGATCGACCTGCTACAGGCGATCGCAGAGGGCGAGCCGGTGAGCATCCGTGAGGCCGCTCGGCTGGTTGACCGGGACATCAAGCAGGTGTCCGAGAACCTAGAGCGGCTCGAAGAGTATGGTATCGTTGAGTTCGTGGACAAGGGGCGAGCGAAGCAACCCATTGTTCACTACGACGAAATCGACATTCACCTCCCGCTTCGGGAGGCAACTGATCCAAATATAGCGCCGGCGTAA
- a CDS encoding Fic family protein, whose protein sequence is MDVSVEIFIFRAAALLRRLISAHFFEDGNKRTAWTVTRLSLNQHGTGPAVQESERVATILRHIQRFETEELAEWLSNGEIDDGKLNP, encoded by the coding sequence GTGGACGTGTCAGTCGAAATATTTATTTTCCGAGCTGCTGCACTGCTTCGTCGTCTAATCTCGGCGCATTTCTTCGAGGACGGAAACAAGCGTACAGCGTGGACAGTGACACGTCTTTCCCTGAATCAGCACGGGACGGGCCCAGCTGTCCAGGAGTCCGAACGTGTCGCTACAATTCTTCGGCATATCCAACGCTTCGAAACCGAAGAACTCGCTGAGTGGCTTTCCAATGGCGAAATCGATGACGGGAAGCTAAACCCTTAA
- a CDS encoding DUF4268 domain-containing protein, with amino-acid sequence MSLIGFRREDDEIEYLEEVEYSEEHLEDDLHKVIHSDPRLVMGTLTTRENVVLGSKLQLPTGKEPDLLVCDKRGTLTTIEFKRDRSPRSAVTQLFDYASSLARMDQDEFFDLTDYESLEELYGAFDHEEDSEFDIDDFEREFTEGLESPQLMLVAYTMTDDVRRMTRWLRDAHDLKINCVEFDYYEKNDAEMFVPTIIGADETQEIKEQEESPKQKKYRRFFGEVLERFKEELPGVTSRSASSDSWLTIPAGHTDVEFVWHFKGDPGDKEFHVVMNFQFDESAQNEEMLETMQSAIEDRSLDISGEIHSEEYGSSGYTRLYVKREVGPLDDALEDEDLKVWAVDRLVEFHEQLTPVLNEELQ; translated from the coding sequence ATGTCATTGATCGGCTTCCGCCGCGAGGATGACGAGATCGAGTATTTGGAGGAGGTGGAGTACAGCGAGGAACATCTAGAGGACGACCTACACAAGGTGATCCACAGTGATCCGAGGCTAGTGATGGGGACGCTCACGACCCGAGAGAACGTCGTTCTTGGGAGTAAGCTCCAGTTGCCGACCGGCAAGGAGCCGGATCTACTTGTTTGTGACAAACGCGGGACGCTCACGACGATCGAGTTCAAACGCGACCGGTCGCCCCGATCTGCCGTGACCCAACTCTTTGATTATGCATCCTCACTGGCCCGGATGGACCAAGACGAGTTTTTCGACCTCACCGACTACGAGTCTCTGGAGGAACTCTACGGGGCGTTCGATCACGAAGAAGACTCGGAGTTCGACATCGACGACTTCGAACGGGAGTTCACTGAGGGACTGGAGTCGCCCCAGCTCATGCTGGTCGCGTACACGATGACCGACGATGTCCGGCGAATGACGCGGTGGCTACGGGATGCACACGACCTGAAGATCAACTGCGTCGAATTCGATTACTACGAGAAGAACGACGCCGAGATGTTCGTCCCGACGATCATCGGTGCCGACGAGACGCAAGAAATCAAAGAGCAGGAGGAGTCACCGAAACAGAAGAAGTATAGACGGTTCTTCGGCGAGGTGCTTGAACGATTTAAAGAAGAACTCCCCGGCGTCACCAGCAGGAGTGCCAGTAGCGACAGCTGGCTCACGATTCCGGCCGGCCACACGGATGTCGAATTCGTGTGGCACTTCAAAGGGGATCCTGGCGACAAGGAGTTCCACGTCGTGATGAACTTCCAGTTTGACGAGTCCGCACAGAACGAGGAAATGCTTGAGACGATGCAGTCGGCGATCGAAGACCGTTCACTGGACATTTCCGGAGAGATCCACTCAGAAGAGTACGGCAGTAGCGGGTACACGCGACTCTATGTCAAACGTGAGGTGGGCCCACTGGACGACGCTCTGGAAGACGAGGATCTCAAAGTGTGGGCCGTTGACCGGCTGGTGGAATTCCATGAACAACTGACGCCAGTTTTAAACGAGGAATTACAATAG
- a CDS encoding group I intron-associated PD-(D/E)XK endonuclease, translating to MIIARNEGHVQGELAEFAVAADLVKQGCRVSYTHGKYKYSLVADSEDDLHRMQVKKAIGTATSRGSTGCSLTGTRMAMSPFRQVCV from the coding sequence ATGATAATTGCAAGAAACGAAGGGCACGTTCAGGGTGAATTAGCAGAATTCGCGGTTGCGGCGGATTTGGTTAAGCAAGGATGTCGCGTCTCGTATACCCACGGAAAATACAAATACAGCCTCGTCGCGGACAGCGAAGATGACCTTCACAGAATGCAGGTCAAGAAGGCGATAGGGACGGCGACAAGCCGTGGAAGTACCGGCTGTTCACTGACCGGTACGAGGATGGCGATGTCGCCCTTTCGCCAGGTATGTGTTTGA
- a CDS encoding type IV pilin, whose translation MKLKTFLFDEDRGVSPVIGVILMVAITVILAAVIATFVMNMGPSEEQAPTSSWDFEYNSTLNFVNVTHDGGQDAVKSEISFSESVDTDFPDDTISAGDRAIIDVSSLSSGDTLEVIWNSDEEDKSDVLATYEIP comes from the coding sequence ATGAAATTGAAAACGTTCCTCTTCGACGAGGACCGAGGCGTATCGCCCGTAATCGGCGTCATCCTGATGGTCGCCATCACGGTCATTCTCGCGGCCGTGATCGCGACGTTCGTGATGAACATGGGGCCGAGTGAGGAGCAGGCACCGACGTCGAGCTGGGACTTTGAATATAATAGTACTCTGAACTTCGTCAACGTTACTCACGATGGTGGTCAAGATGCAGTGAAGTCCGAAATATCATTCAGTGAGTCCGTTGACACGGACTTCCCAGATGATACAATTTCCGCAGGTGATAGAGCCATTATTGACGTTAGCTCCCTATCGTCGGGGGACACGCTTGAGGTCATCTGGAATTCCGATGAGGAAGACAAGTCAGATGTCCTCGCAACGTACGAGATCCCATGA
- a CDS encoding type IV pilin has product MNLKSYLLDDDRGVSPVIGVILMVAITVILAAVIATFVMNMGPSEEQTPTASWDFDEGTNSLTIKHDGGSAVQANELKVVAKSSSGGSEEVYFDDASGVTGSWLSSTSEYGSSDQIEAADTYTIVDSSGSLSGNGAKMSTSSTGGDPGQFSDIEEVQIVWESAEEDKSDVLATWEA; this is encoded by the coding sequence ATGAACCTGAAAAGCTACCTACTTGACGACGACCGAGGCGTATCGCCCGTGATCGGCGTGATCCTGATGGTCGCGATTACCGTGATCCTCGCGGCCGTGATCGCGACATTCGTCATGAATATGGGGCCGAGTGAGGAACAGACTCCAACGGCGAGTTGGGACTTCGATGAGGGGACCAACTCATTAACGATCAAACATGATGGTGGTAGTGCCGTTCAGGCCAACGAACTGAAGGTCGTCGCGAAATCCTCGTCTGGTGGGAGTGAAGAAGTGTACTTCGATGATGCTAGTGGTGTGACTGGTTCCTGGTTATCGTCCACTAGTGAATACGGTAGTAGTGACCAAATCGAAGCGGCCGACACATACACCATTGTTGATAGTAGTGGATCGCTCTCCGGCAATGGGGCTAAAATGAGTACGTCTAGTACCGGAGGAGACCCAGGTCAATTTTCAGATATTGAGGAAGTGCAAATCGTCTGGGAATCCGCCGAAGAGGACAAATCGGATGTCCTCGCAACCTGGGAAGCCTGA
- a CDS encoding TrmB family transcriptional regulator: protein MTGESSGSAAEDRSVVEEVVELFETLDFTEYEARCFVGLERIRQGTAKEVSEVADVPRARVYDCMDGLKERGLVDVQQGSPREFRAVDPDEAVSMLDRQLSTVLDRIGTLLPRLQSPASEGDEDGDVWVMEGDAEVSERMEGLLDDATDEVLLAIAVEELLTDELLTALRAASDRGVDIVIGSPAESVRERLRTALPEARVQETWTWWDSHPIQPGAVSAILMVDGAQLLVSADIQTSLPGVRKHRAVWTDGDTAPLVGMMRPLLADAIQRGGQRAEATS from the coding sequence ATGACAGGGGAATCATCCGGTTCGGCCGCGGAGGACCGATCAGTCGTCGAGGAGGTCGTCGAGTTGTTCGAGACGTTGGACTTCACCGAGTACGAGGCCCGGTGTTTCGTGGGGTTGGAGCGCATCCGCCAGGGGACGGCAAAGGAGGTCAGCGAGGTCGCGGACGTCCCGCGTGCTCGCGTCTATGACTGCATGGACGGACTCAAAGAGCGGGGGCTGGTCGACGTCCAGCAGGGCTCTCCACGGGAGTTCCGCGCGGTCGACCCCGACGAAGCGGTGTCGATGCTCGACCGGCAGCTGTCGACGGTACTCGATCGGATCGGCACGCTGCTCCCCCGGCTCCAGTCGCCGGCGTCGGAGGGGGACGAAGACGGCGACGTCTGGGTCATGGAGGGCGACGCGGAAGTCAGCGAGCGCATGGAGGGGCTGCTCGACGACGCGACCGACGAGGTGCTGCTCGCGATCGCCGTCGAGGAGTTGCTGACCGACGAATTGCTCACGGCGTTGCGGGCAGCCAGCGATCGCGGCGTCGACATCGTGATCGGGTCGCCGGCCGAGTCCGTTCGCGAGCGGCTTCGCACGGCGCTGCCCGAGGCCCGCGTCCAGGAAACCTGGACGTGGTGGGACTCTCACCCGATCCAGCCCGGTGCCGTCAGCGCGATCCTGATGGTCGACGGCGCACAGTTGCTCGTCAGTGCCGACATCCAGACGTCGCTGCCCGGCGTCCGCAAGCACCGGGCGGTCTGGACCGACGGCGACACCGCGCCGCTCGTTGGGATGATGCGCCCGCTACTCGCCGACGCGATCCAGCGCGGCGGACAGCGCGCGGAAGCGACGTCGTAA
- a CDS encoding transcription initiation factor IIB translates to MSGTNSVRTIAEHRTSERSTDTKQSGRVETCPECGGTVTTDDGHGERVCEQCGVVLESDAIDHGPEWRAFTPSEKDERSRVGSPTTKLLHDEGLSTSIGWSDKDASGRTLSPSQREKMSRLRVWDERFRATDSRDRNLKQALGEIDRMASALGLPENVRETASVIYRRALDEDLLPGRSIEGMATASLYAAARQAGTPRSLDEFEPISRVRRQKYARAYRYLARQLELGIAPADPAEYLPRFVSELELSDDLERKARELLSAVKKTGQHSGKNPTGLAAGAIYAAGLLTGDRITQQEVAETADVSEVTIRDRYSELLETLEGDQIDARSERGGN, encoded by the coding sequence ATGTCAGGAACGAATTCGGTACGGACGATAGCCGAGCACCGGACGAGCGAGCGGAGCACCGACACGAAGCAATCCGGTCGCGTCGAGACCTGTCCGGAGTGTGGCGGGACAGTCACGACCGACGACGGGCACGGCGAGCGCGTCTGTGAGCAGTGTGGCGTCGTCCTCGAGAGCGATGCAATCGACCACGGCCCGGAGTGGCGCGCGTTCACGCCGTCCGAGAAAGACGAGCGCAGCCGGGTCGGCTCGCCGACGACGAAACTCCTCCACGACGAGGGGCTCTCGACGAGCATCGGCTGGTCGGACAAGGACGCAAGCGGCCGGACGCTCTCGCCGTCCCAGCGCGAGAAGATGAGTCGCCTCCGGGTCTGGGACGAGCGCTTTCGGGCGACGGACTCGCGGGATCGAAACCTCAAGCAGGCCCTCGGTGAGATCGACCGCATGGCATCGGCGCTGGGCCTGCCCGAGAACGTCCGGGAGACCGCGAGCGTGATCTACCGGCGCGCACTCGACGAGGACCTGCTTCCGGGCCGATCCATCGAGGGGATGGCGACGGCGTCGCTGTACGCCGCCGCTCGACAGGCGGGGACGCCCCGGAGTCTCGACGAATTCGAGCCGATCAGTCGCGTCCGCCGCCAGAAGTACGCCCGCGCCTACCGGTATCTCGCCCGCCAGCTCGAACTCGGCATCGCGCCGGCGGATCCCGCGGAGTACCTCCCACGGTTCGTCTCCGAGCTCGAACTGAGCGACGACCTCGAACGCAAGGCCCGGGAACTACTCTCTGCCGTCAAGAAGACAGGCCAACACAGCGGAAAGAACCCGACCGGCCTCGCCGCCGGCGCAATCTACGCCGCCGGCCTGCTGACCGGCGATCGCATCACCCAGCAGGAGGTCGCCGAGACGGCCGACGTCAGCGAAGTCACGATCCGGGACCGGTACTCCGAGCTGCTCGAAACCCTCGAGGGCGATCAGATCGACGCCCGCAGCGAGCGCGGCGGGAACTAA